The sequence CTTGCTCCTGCTTCTTGTCGGAGGGCTCAATGCAAACTGCCACTGGGGTTTACTGTGTGTTTGCCACATCAGCATGGAATCTATCATACGGAATCTGAGCTGAGCTGAGAGCCTGGTTCTCAATGTAGAAACAGCATGTATGCATGCAGACATTCTATTCTTACTGCTTGCAAAGAAATGTCCCTGTGAAAATTAGTTGTCCTTTTGTGCCATtaattttaccttttttattaggGTTACTCTGTTAAATTGTGAAGCAGGTAGCCTCTCAAGTCTAGAACATAGGTGCAGTCTAGATTGCCATGTTTTCATTTGTTACTCCGCATTAGAAGCGTGGACTGGACCCTGAACAACAAGTGTGCTCAGCTAGTCTTACTAGAAGGAAAGTTTCAAGGCTTCTCCCTCTTGCTAAGAAATAAGCAGAGATGTTGAAGTCTTGCCTCAACTCGGCAATCAAATGGTTGCTGAGTATGATACATGACTTCCTATTTGCATATAGTATGTAGTGTTACAATATAcacttgcatatacagtggtgccctgcaagacgaatgcctcgcaagacggaaaacccgctagacgaaagggttttccgtttcggaggcgcttcgcaagacgaatttccctatgggcttgcttcgcaagacgaaaaagtcttgcgagtctcgccattttcccccccgctttcccccccctttttcaaagccgctaagccactaatagccttttagcagcttagccgctaatcctttaacagccgctaagccgctaaatcgctaatagcgctaatcctcttagccgctaatggggttgcttcgcaagacgaaaaaaccgctaaacgaagagaatcgcggaacggattcttttcgtcttgcgaggcaccactgtacttggatcCCAGGCTTTAGATTTCCTACATATAAAATTGAGCAGGGTTGGATGGGGGGTTTGTGGCTGCTTTCTCTCTATCCTCTTTGTATGCAGGAGCGTGAAGGCCAGTCATGTCCTGATTTCTGCAGATGGGAAGGTGTACCTCTCTGGCCTGCGCAGTAACCTAAGCATGATCAGTCATGGACAGCGTCTCAAAGTAGTTCATGATTTCCCCAAGTATAGCATCAAGGTTCTGCCATGGCTAAGCCCAGAGGTCTTGCAGCAGGTATGTTAGAGTCTTTCTTAGTCTCGTTTACTTAGCCCTCGAGTGTACAGGACCAACGCTTGCCAAATGTGTCTCATTGATAAAACGAATTGTTCTGTGTAATACCCCAACTATGTAGTCTTAAGGTAGCTGTTTGGGTAAACCTCCCACCTCACTGACTCCACTTTTCTAAAAGAAACAATGAACTCTTACACTGAGGGGCTTGAGCTTAAACCACAGATTAGTTgtgtcacctcctcctcctctgctgagCAGATCCTGGGGGGTCTTTTTGTGTAACGTGGAAGTAGCACTGAAAGCACATATAAAATTGGTACAAGGGCCACAGCTTGgggagtagagcatctgctttgcatgcagaagatgccagattcaatccctggcctctctaggcatgggtgtagccagggtggggggcagctgcccccctagatcatgtaaaacaatagaaatacttaactaactaactgaccaatcatgtcagTTCTGCCCCTgcccaacaaaagtcctgccccacaacaaaaatcctggctacacccatgtcccCAGGGAGAGAACTtgtatctgaaaccctggagagctgctgccagtcagtgtagaccagggataGTCAacttttttatacctactgcctgCTAatacatctttcttgatggtaaaatttccttaccacccaccagtgttcgatggaaggaggattcagcttgtgctgtagaaccccctaccacccacctagaatcctgaaacgcccactagtgggcggtagggaccaggttgacaacccctggtgtagacagtactgagctagaaggacccaGTGATCTGACTGggcatgaggcagcttcctctgttcctaaaaTACTGTCTTTTTGTAGGTAGCAGTGATAGATTCTTTGTTTAATTAATTTCCTCCACAGTTTAAACAGGACTCACAATGGATTAAGcacattattttcattttatccTTTTAGAATCTCCAAGGCTATGACGCAAAATCTGACATCTACAGTGTCGGAATAACAGCCTGTGAGCTGGCAAATGGCCATGTCCCTTTCAAGGATATGCCTGCAACTCAGGTAGGGAATGTTCTGCTCTACTTCAGCCCCCGCCTGTACTATTATCAGAGCTAAAAGTATTGCGGCGCTAGCCGTGTTACGGTAGGGCGAGCTTTTCTGCTAAACCAAATGCAcctgctttccccctctcttgTACTTCAGATGCTTTTGGAGAAGCTAAATGGCACTGTCCCTTGCCTGCTGGACACAACGACTATTCCTCCGGAGGAGCTGACCATGAAGCCATCGCGCTCAGGGGTTAGCACTGGGCTGGAGGAAGGCATGGCAGCCAGCAGTGCCAGGGCTTCTAATGGCGAGGCAGCACCACATCCATACCACCGTACCTTCTCACCCTCCTTCCACCACTTTGTGGAGCAATGCCTACAAAGGAACCCGGACCTGAGGTatagcaaaaacaaagaaatCTCACTGACTGAGGAAGGTTTGAAAAGGCTGGTGATGTGGGAGACCTATGTGATGCTTGGTATACGTTGAAGCCTTTTTCCTAATAGTATGCTAGTGGGATGCTAAAACACCCTGCAGGGCTTGATGAATCAAAGCAGCTGTTTGTGTATACCTATAAAGCAGATTCTCATAGTGTTGGCTGGTAAAAGGGGAACATTCAAAGTCTTTATCAAACAGATCTGCTCTCAGAAGGTGCAAAGCAATAACAAAGTATGTAAGTGTCCTCTCTGCTTGAATGTATTCACCTGTTCCAAATATGCAGATGTAGAATGGCTTTTGTGATCAGTGTTGATACAGTCAGGATAGCCGTTGATGTAGTCATACATGTAGCCACAGCAAGAAACGTCTTCGATGAACTACTAGCCCAGGTTGATAGAGAGGAGGGTGGCTTTCAGGTGTTATCAAATGTAGTTGGAACAGGGATTGTATGTCCCTTGCAGTTCCTATTCTGCACTGTTCTTTCATTAACCTGGATATGGACGTTCCGAAGCTTTTTCTCACTTGGGGCAGATAGGAAAGCCACAAACAGTGGGCAAGTGTTTCTTATAGCTTCACCATCCTGAAGCTATAAAATATAATATTTACTGCTCTCTCTCCATCCTTATTCCTTCTTGTACTGATACGCCACCCCTTCATGTTGTTCTCTTGAACAGGCCAAGCGCAAGTACACTGCTCAACCATTCCTTTTTCAAACAGGTAACACTTTTGCCCCAGTAATATTCTTCCTTTTCCCCCATCATGCTGTAGCAGAAAGTAGGCCTCCAgaaaccgggggtgggggggaccccGTTGCTATTGGAACTTTCTCCTGTGATAATGGGACTTGTCTAGGGTTTTGAAACTCGGAAGCTGCTCTTGGTTTTTATTACAACTCTTGGGTGAATGAGGGCCAAGGGATTGCAAGGAACACAAAGCACACCGTGCTACATATGTGCAGTGAGCCAAGGAGATTGTTCCGGCAACTCAGGATTTTAGggctttccccccccttcctcactGGCTGTGAGTTGCTCCAACACTATTCTGTCTCTCCCCCAAGCCATGCTAAGGCTAAAGTATCTACCCCTTAGTAAAAGCACTGGCCCAATCCTACTCTGTAGGTTAGGAAATTTTTGTTTTTCAGGTTTGTCTGCCTGTTGAGAAAATGCATGCGATCCTGCTTATGTGATTGCAATGGCCTTGCTGCTGGTCACTAGCCTGAAACAAATAGCAGTGTCCTTTGGTAATGTCCCTTGCCAGTTATATCATTCAGGCTGTATACAATTTATCAGTGATACCAGTGcatgatgggggtgggtgggttggggttttttttttgagagTTTATTTTGTTGTATTGTGCTGAGCCTGTAGCTATACAAAATTTGataatttcccccatttttctaATGCAGGGGTGGTTAACCTTCTTTGGCTCAAGGGCTACATTGGTCAACCCTgagtgatgtaccgtatttttcgctctataacacgcaccagaccataacacgcacatagtttttacaggaggaaaacaagaaaaaaaatattctaaacgaaatagtggatatatgatttttgtggttcatgctgtggccacagacatgtgatctgatagtgagtttggagtagcccaatgcaaaaatcctgaggatccattcagatccatgctttgtaaccacggaggagggaaggaaggagaaccatggatcctctgctcacgactgcagcagatcccccccgccacccgcaggcattccctccataacacgcacagacatttccccttactttctaggaggaaaaaagtgagtgttatggtgcaaaaaatacggtatgtggccACCCCACACTCACTTGCACACATCTGTGTCAATCTGCTAGGAAGGGGTGTTTTACTGCTTTCTCCCCACTCATCAGATGTTTAATCTGATGAATGAGGAGAGGGTGATTTGCATCCCCATCTGGCTTCTGGAAGGAGTTCATGGGTTTAAACCACCCTGCACACCACAGCactctttttatttttgctgacaCTGCCgacattttggggaggggaggggagaaatttgcttGGCTCCAGCCCAGACATTAGCCATCCCCTATACTAATGAGTTGTTGGATTTGTTTTGGATTACACTGTGAAACCAGATTACCAGGAAGTCAGGGAACTGTTGGGATCCCCCCCAGTGAGGTTGTCATTCTTAAATGCTGCAAAAGGTGGGAAATGTATGAATATGAGGGTATATTGGAGGAAATAAGAGCAGTTGTGTTTGGATAGAACACCCAATACAAAATTCAACCTGGCTTGACTTTTCCACAAATGCCACCTCCTCGTCCCCTAACAGAAGAGGGCCCTGGGTGATCTATCTAGTCCACTGTCCTATTTCCAACAGTGGGCAGTCAAATGCCCCAGAGACACTTACaaacagggcatgaaggcaacagccaaGCTCTGTTTGTTCCCAGCAGCTATGAAACTAACGAAAGCCAGAattctattttattatttcagtggAGACCACAATAGTCAATGAAACTAAATTAACAGCATGTGCAGAGAATGTCCAAATATTCAAAGTGCAGTTGTATACCCTACCCCATGATTATAATAAGACTGGTGTAAGTTACACTTAACCTCATCACTCTAGCTTGGAGTTGTTAATTCTGCTCAAATTAGCATTTTCCCTTCTCCGTGTGCCTTCCAGATCAAACGCCGTGCCTCTGAAGCGCTTCCTGAACTGCTGTATCCTGTCACACCTATCACCAGCTTTGAAGGCATGCAGGCACAAGATCCTAGTCTTATTTTTGGACTGGTTTCCCATCTGGAGCAGCTTGAGATGGATGACTGGGAGTTCTAGACCTCCAACAGAAGGAAGCATATAAAGTGTAGAAGTTCTTGAGAGAAAGCAAGCTTTCTTCAGGCATGGTTGACTTATGTAACACCACCTCCCTTTCACACCGAGTCGTGACGTTATACTGCAGTTTACGTCTTCCATAGGAAGGTGGTCTAGATGACACACTGGAGCAAGACCCAGGGAGTATAGACTTGTGGGAGTGCAGTGAGTGCAGTAAGGATGTGGTGCTAGTGACTTCTAGCTCAGCTTTTGGTATGTTTGCATTCAAAATGATGGCCCATTGAACCAGTTTCCCCCTGCCATATCTGTGCTGTTGCAAGAGCTCCAGGTTTAGGGAGGATGTTTGGGTGCTCTTTGCTGTAGCTTCCTAGTCAAGGGTTGCCTTTGAGAGAGCTGGGAATCAGCTTGGATGGTCATATATTACTTGCAAAGCATTCTTACCCAATGGAAAACTCAACAGCTTTGCAAGACAAAAGTGAaggtagcatttgcaacagctgcatCCCATGCTGaatgtatccccccccctttttcctcctTCCCACTGGATAatcaaaggatgatgggaatggtagacTTAACCCTATGGTGCTAAAAGTTTCCAACAGCAAACCAGAAAGGCAGGACTCAATCACTTTCTAGCAAAGCCAGCATTTTCCCCTAGTGTAAGTATTGCTGTAATGGCTCACCTCCATCTGTGGATCTGAGTGCTGTGCactcctgtttttttaaaaagaaacacttaAAATGTACTCTGCTGGAAGAGATGGGTAAGGAGTTTAAGAGATGCTGGTCCTAGCTGTCTCTCCAACACAGGTTGAACGTATTTAAAAAACTCCTCTGCCAAAATTCTACCCTCTTTTTCTTAGGGGCATGAGTGTTCATTGTTCACTGTAGCTTTTCATTCTAAAAATGCTTTGCCGCTCCAGTTTTAGTTGTCACCTAGGACAAGTGCTGGTTGATGACAAAACTTGCAGAACCTTGAACACTTTCCCCCTGTATTCCTGTCTACTACACACTTTGCTGTTCTGAAGTTTCCCCAAATGGTGTAGTGAAGCCTTTTCTTCctatttctctcccacccccagggGAGCTGTTTTCTTCTTAATCATTTTCACTCAATCAAGCACTGAGCCAATGCTGCATCTGTCTGGTTGGAGCCGATGCAGGACTTTTATGTATGCCTGTGTGTCTTACACTGTACTTGAACCCCAGTCCATGTTTGCTCTTCTAGTTTTGTTGCCAATTAAAATTTTATGCACTCTTAAATGGTAGAACTTTTGTGTAACATAGCTGTCTTCCTGTTTTCGCTCTGCAAAAAAGATTTATGCACCTGTAATTGGAAGCACAGCTTCTGGGGATATATAGAATGGGTGTCATGCCTAGCAGACTAAACCCATGAATTCTAAAGCCTGGTCTTGCTAACTTAACCAAGGAACTTTTCCTTCTTGTTTCTGCTGAGACAAAGTTCAGTTATTGAAGCAGAATGGAGGTAAGTTGGAAAAGGTGGTTCACTAAAGCAATGACCTTGctttttattataataaatagGTCCTATGAAGTATAAACTGGCTTTTTAAAGATAATACATTTATTAGGACTAAGTAGACTATCATGAACTTAGGCTGGATGTTGTGCAGTACAGGAGAAGCCCAATATTGGAGGCTAAAACTCTCCAGGCTACAAAAGCAGAACAATGGAATACATTCTTTTCTAGCTCTAAAATGGTTTCAAAATGTGAAGGCTGCTGTGATAGAAACAatgctctccctccaccccaccccaaattgtttTGTTTAACATAAAGTGCCGGGAGCTGTGTGTAGAGAAGCAAGCTAGTCCCTATCACACAGATTCAGTTTACCTGGAAGAACAATGCCTGATAAGCCAACTCATTTGTGTATAAGTTATTTATTCAGCCACAGAACTAGTTTCTGAAGgcagggaggggggtggagaatgAGGGCTGAGCAATGTCACTGGCTCTTCCACATCATCTGGGAGTCCCTCTTCAGTCTTGCGTTTTTCCAGCTTTGTTATCAGCTCTAGAAAACAGAAGACCAAATATGAGTGAAGATTCCAAACACAAAAGGCCCAAGTCACAAAAAATGACTGGAAAACTACTTTCTTTGGTGTTCACACACTGAATATAAATAATTCCAACCCACAGGATGACAAGACAGATGGGAGAAGCAACACTACCTAGAGTGCTCTTTTGCTTCCAACAGGATAGGCAGGTTTTCCTCAGCCCTAGAGGCCTTATTTTAATTAGTTACAaatatttaaattcatttttgaGGGCAAAATTTACAGTAAGAGCCTCTGGTTTCTCTCCACCTCCACCCTTCAGGGTGAGGCATCTGTTGAAAAACACTTACTGCCAAGACAAACTACTGTGGTGGGGGAGCTACCTCTTGAGAAGTTTGTAGAACTTGTTGAGAAacaacgacgtggccc comes from Podarcis raffonei isolate rPodRaf1 chromosome 13, rPodRaf1.pri, whole genome shotgun sequence and encodes:
- the STRADA gene encoding STE20-related kinase adapter protein alpha isoform X2, coding for MSFLRWMSEKFIFEGLRELELFGEQPPGDSRRKTNEASSESIASSPKRDTMNCYLPDSNCYELLTIIGKGFEELMIVNLARYKPTGEFVTVRRINLEACTNEMVAFLQGELHVSKFFSHPNLVPYKAAFIADNELWVVTSFMAYGSAKDLICTHFMDGMSELAMAYILQGVLKALDYIHHMGYVHRSVKASHVLISADGKVYLSGLRSNLSMISHGQRLKVVHDFPKYSIKVLPWLSPEVLQQNLQGYDAKSDIYSVGITACELANGHVPFKDMPATQMLLEKLNGTVPCLLDTTTIPPEELTMKPSRSGVSTGLEEGMAASSARASNGEAAPHPYHRTFSPSFHHFVEQCLQRNPDLRPSASTLLNHSFFKQIKRRASEALPELLYPVTPITSFEGMQAQDPSLIFGLVSHLEQLEMDDWEF
- the STRADA gene encoding STE20-related kinase adapter protein alpha isoform X1, translating into MSFLVSKPERIRRWMSEKFIFEGLRELELFGEQPPGDSRRKTNEASSESIASSPKRDTMNCYLPDSNCYELLTIIGKGFEELMIVNLARYKPTGEFVTVRRINLEACTNEMVAFLQGELHVSKFFSHPNLVPYKAAFIADNELWVVTSFMAYGSAKDLICTHFMDGMSELAMAYILQGVLKALDYIHHMGYVHRSVKASHVLISADGKVYLSGLRSNLSMISHGQRLKVVHDFPKYSIKVLPWLSPEVLQQNLQGYDAKSDIYSVGITACELANGHVPFKDMPATQMLLEKLNGTVPCLLDTTTIPPEELTMKPSRSGVSTGLEEGMAASSARASNGEAAPHPYHRTFSPSFHHFVEQCLQRNPDLRPSASTLLNHSFFKQIKRRASEALPELLYPVTPITSFEGMQAQDPSLIFGLVSHLEQLEMDDWEF
- the STRADA gene encoding STE20-related kinase adapter protein alpha isoform X3, giving the protein MNCYLPDSNCYELLTIIGKGFEELMIVNLARYKPTGEFVTVRRINLEACTNEMVAFLQGELHVSKFFSHPNLVPYKAAFIADNELWVVTSFMAYGSAKDLICTHFMDGMSELAMAYILQGVLKALDYIHHMGYVHRSVKASHVLISADGKVYLSGLRSNLSMISHGQRLKVVHDFPKYSIKVLPWLSPEVLQQNLQGYDAKSDIYSVGITACELANGHVPFKDMPATQMLLEKLNGTVPCLLDTTTIPPEELTMKPSRSGVSTGLEEGMAASSARASNGEAAPHPYHRTFSPSFHHFVEQCLQRNPDLRPSASTLLNHSFFKQIKRRASEALPELLYPVTPITSFEGMQAQDPSLIFGLVSHLEQLEMDDWEF